The Infirmifilum lucidum DNA segment AAATTTATTGTCTTGTTTACGTCGTCCAGAGCGTTTATAGCCTGTGCAACGAATAGATCCCTCTTCTCGGCCACTTCTTTGACCTTCAGTCGAGTTAGCTGGAGCATTAGTTCATGTACCAGGCTATAATATTCCTGGGGTTTTACCCCAACTGTCTTTTCAATAATAGAGGTTAAGTTCTCTCTAGCCTTTAATATTGCGTCGCCCCTGGTAGCTGACTCAACGCGGGCATCCTTAAGATTATTTGAAATAAACCTACCCAGGTCATTATCCTCCACGACGAGCTCGTCTTCTTTCTTGATGTTGCTGGCTATGAATTCTAGGATTTTCTCGGAGAGTCTCCCTTGCTCCATGTCGTAGAGAAGCCTAACGTGTTCTTCCCGCGACATGCTGTCTCTATATAACTTGTAGAAAGCTATCGGCTCTCCGTGCTCGTCGAGAATGTACACAGCTAGGGGAGTTATGAATAAGTATTTCTTGGCCATACCTAACCAAGGAGATAGTGCTCAGCTCAACTTTATATTCTTAGTTATGTGGTTGATTAGGCTGTTAACTACTATGTATGGGCGTAGGACTCCCCCATCCTGCTTTCCAGGTTCTTTCCCTGTCGGCTGACCCTTCGGCGAAATTGATTTATGTCTGAACAGCATGTCATAGAGAAGACATTCTTATGCGACCAATCGGTAAGGTAAGGCTCTTCACGCGAAACAAGAATCTCTTGGTTGAAGCCGGAGAAGTTCCCGAAATTGGTGAAAAAGTATACGACGAGAAAATGGCCGTGGTAGGCTATGTCTACGACGTTATAGGACCAGTTAGCGCTCCATTTGTTCTCGTCAAGGTCGACGAGAGCCGCTGGAAGCCTGAGGCCTTTATAGGCAAAATCCTCTACTGGAAGGGGAGCCCCCGACGCAATGGTAAGAAGAAGAGAGGCGTAAAAACACATGTCGGAAGGTAAGTGCCCGAACTGTGGGTCAACAGTCCCTCCCATGCTTAACATAGAGACAGGCGAGTACTTCTGCCCTGTTTGCGGCTATGTGTATGGGCCAATAGCTGAGCCTCTAAAGCCGAGGTCTCAGGAAGAGTACCGCAAGAAGATACACAGCGAGAGAATGCCCAAGAACCCTGATACGACACCAAAGTTGGTTATTCGCAAACACCTCGCTGGGAGCAGGAAGCTGTTGCAAGAGTCCAGCAAAACTGGGAAGTATGAGACCTACCTGTTGCAGGTTCAAAGAGAGTTCAACATACCAGGCTATGTTATAGCAGAAGTGAAGAGTGAGTTTGAAAAAATTAGGAAAGCCGGGGGGTTGAAGGGTAGGAGCCATAGGCTAGTAATTGCAACGCTTCTCTTCCACGTATCGAAGAGATACCCTAATGTTAACTTTACTAGGGAGCAGCTGGAAAAAATAGCTGGCGTAGGCATCAGGCAGGTTTACCGCACATACCGTGTGCTTGTTAAGGAAGGCTATATTGAGGCTACTAACACAGGTGTTGTGCGGAAACCAAGCCAGTACTTACCGTCTATTCTCAGCCGCTTGAAGTTGGAGATCCAAGGTAGGATCGGAGAAAGGGATCATCTGTTCAGTAGCATGCCAGAACACTTACTAGTCAAGTCCGCTGATGCTTTTGCGTCATTGCTTCAGGGGACTAGACCCATAGGAGTTGCCGGTGCTACAGTATATCTCTTTACTAAACTGCTAGGCTATAGACTTAATCAAGATTTTGTTGCAAAAGTAGCCGGTGTATCTCCATTAACCATACGGAGGATTCTGAAGCAAATTACAAGAGAGACTGACTTGACTATCGAAATATAGCGTACCCATATTGTAAAATAATCATTTTTAAGACTATAGCTTTAAATAATGACTAGCATAAGGCTACATGCACGTCTAGTCTACCCTTGATGCACGGTGACCCTATGGCAGTAATTAACGAGGATGTACAAACACTAAGGCAACAGTTTCATGACCTCAGGAATAGGCTTCGAGAGCTCACTGAAAAGATCTCTGAAGTGCGCTCCAATAGGGACGTAGCAAACAGCGAAGTGAAGAAGCTCTCTGCGGAGATAAGAGCGCTCAGAGAGCAACTCCTGCAGATTAGACAGCAAATCTCTCAGCTCGCAGAGAAGAAGAAGGAACTATACGATAAACTCGTCGCAAAACGCGAGGAGCGTAGGAAGCTCATCGACGAGTTAAACAAAACTCGAGAGGAGTTGAGGAAGTTCAACAACGAGTACAAGTCGCTCAGAAGCTTTCTAGGCACTAAGAACTACGATGAAAACGAGCTCAGGAACAAAATTGAACAACTCGAGTGGCAGTACCAGACAATGACCCTGCCCCCTGAGGTTGAAAAAATCCTAATAAACAAGATCCGCAGTCTAGAGTCGATCTACCTCAACGTAAAACACTTAAATGAACTTAGAGCGCGACTTGAAGAGACGAGGCAACGCGTACCTCAGTTGAAGGAGCGGATATCGCGGCTCAGCGAGGAACTCAAACAGATAATAGCCGACTACCTCAGAGTAAAAGAAGAAATGCAAAACTTGAAGGCTCAGCGCGACGAGCTATTCCAGAGGATCCAAAGCCTGAGACAAGAAAGGGATAGCATTAGGGAGAGAGCTAACGCGTACCACCAGGAGCTCCTCTCGCTTCTTCAGGAGGAAAAGTCTCTCAGGGAAGAGTTGGAGAGGGTTTCAGTACTCCTGAAGGCGAAGGAGCTATCACAGCACCTGGAGGAGCGCAAGAAACTGCTCTACGGTAAAGCCTTAGAGGCCTACGAAAAGTACAAGAGGGGAGAGGCGCTATCCCTCGACGAATTTAAGCTACTCTACGAGTTTAACATGCTCGGCAGTGATCTCCAGAAGAGCTCCTAGACACCGTCCCACAATAACAAGTAATAACCTTGATTTCCTAGAGTTTTAAGTTGCATGGGGTGGAATAGAATGCCACGTAGGTATAGTTTACAGATAGCAATCGATGTTGTAGACGAGTCTCAAGCATTGAGAATTGCAGGCATTGTCGGGGATATCTGTCGTAATAGGTTGGTTGAATGTGACAGGCTAATAGTAGAGGCTGGAACCCCCCTAATTAAACTACTTGGCCTGACGATATTGCCGAAGCTCAAATTAGCATCTCCGGGTATACCGCTAGTAGCTGACTTGAAAATAGCGGACGTCGGAAAACTCGAGGCGGGTCTGGCCTACGGTCTCCAGGCGGACAGCGTATCCGTCCTGGCTTTAGCTCCTAGGTCCACTTTGAAATCTGTCCTCGAGACAGGAATCGAGTACGGTAAAGGCGTTGTCGTGGACTTTATAGGCGTCTCAGATCTGAGGACGCGTGCAGAAGTCGTAGTGGGGCTCGTAAGAGAGGTGTCATTCCCAGAGGAAGACCTTGTATTCGAATTTCACCGCGGTATTGACGAGGAAAAAGGGAGGCCAGCAGAAGAGTTCTTCAGGGAGGTCGTGCACGTAGCAGAGTATGTCAGGAAAACTTTACCCAGATCTAAGATAGCCGTCGCGGGTGGGTTAACGCCGCAGTTAAAACAGGAAATTAGAGCACTGCTGGAGGCCGATATATATGTCGTGGGGAGGTACATTACTTCGAGCCCTACAGTTGAACGTATACTAGAGTTCTTTAATGATCGGAATGACTAGCTAGTCTTTGGTCGTATACTCGAAGTCTTCTCCGCCCCTATATATTTGCTGGAGATAGAAGTAAACTGCGTCTAAATTCTGGCTTCTCTTCGCGGAAACCATCACTATTGGTACTAGGTCTAGGAAGTCTAGTACTAACCGCACGACACTCCTCGAGAATTGTACATCGTAGTCCCGCGGGAACCTTGCTATCTCGTTTTCAAGTATCTCTGGGCTTGAAATCCACGCTGATATTCTTTCTCTCTCGGCCTCAGAAAGCACGTCTATTTTATTCAGGAGAATAGTGAGCGGCAGTTTCAGACGGTAAAATACAGAGGCTGCGAGGAAGATCTGCGATACAAAGCTATATGGGTCTGTTGAAAGCGTGGCGTCTAGCAGGAATGCTGTAGCACACTTCCTATCACTTTTACACAACGAACTAACAATGATGCCTCCACTTTGCCTAAACATGAAAAGCTCCATTTGGCCTGGCGTATCTAGCAGAACATACCCCTCCGGTGTACTGTCTATTCCCTTATCTATCGATGGTAGGTGCTCTATCGACATGTCAACCGCAGCAATGATAGCCCCATTAGGGCCAAGTCCGTATTCCTCTAGGACGTCTCTGATGAAAACGTGTTCTCTAATATCTACATCTGGAACGTACTCGAGATTCTCTACTGCAGGATCCAGGTTTACAGTGGAGACTGGCGCCTCTTGGCTCTGGAGCCAGTCGCGGAAGCTAGCTGTAAATGTTGATTTGCCCGACCCAGCGGGCCCGATTATGAAGACTAGCATGCGCATTCTCTCTCCATCTCTTTAGACAGGCAAGTAATAAATTCAGGTTTTTCGTAATGAAGTGATAGGCGGAACGAGAAATGGCGTCGAGGTCCAAGGCCTCACTAAGCGAGGAGAGCATCGAGAAACTGGAGGAAACATCAGTGCAATTTGAACTGCTAGAGAGAAAAGTACTGGAGGCAGTGAAGGAATCCGGAGAGGCAGGAATACTACAGAAGGAGCTATGGAAGAGACTCAGCCTAGATAGTAGGAGGGGGCTTAGAATAATTCGTAAACTAGAAGAACAAGGGTTGATCCTGCGAGAGCAGGTCATCTTACATGGACGTAAAACATACATTGTTAGACCTGCCCTCAAGCTTAAAAAAGAAGTCATAATCCCAGACTTCCTCGACGAGGTTCCGTGCTTCTACTGCCCAAGTCTCGCGAAATGTGCGAGCGGTGAAGTCGACTTCCATAACTGTCCGACCCTGAAGAGGTGGCTCGCTAATGAGTGAGCGCATACTGAGGGTCTTTGTAGCCGTAAAGGTAGACAGGCCTGAAGTAGTAGCGAAGATTAAGGTTTTCCAGGAGGAACTAGAAAGGGCTGGATTAAAGGCTAAGTTCGTAGAGGCCGAAAACCTGCACATAACCTTACAATTCATAGGAGAAATACCACAGGAGAAGGTTCAAAGCATTAAGGTTAAACTGCGTGAAGTGAGGGCTAGCCCATTCGTGATGGAGCTAGAGGGTGTTGGGGCTTTTCCAAGCCTCAAGAATCCTAGGGTTGTCTGGATCGGCGTGAAGAGGGGTGCAGAGGAGCTGTCTCAGCTCGCCCACAAAGTCTCCCAGGCTATACTCGCGACAGGAGTTAGAGTTGAGCGAGAAGAGTTTATACCGCATCTAACAATTGCGCGGGTAAAAGCCCCGCTTAACGGCGAAGCCAGGAGAATAATTGAAGGGAATTCCGCGACACTGTTCGGCGAGCAGGATGTGACGAGATTCTACCTAGTAAAGAGCACTCTCACGCCCCGAGGATCTATATACACAGATCTTGCCGTGTACCAGTTAACATAGGTGTGCTACCTCTAATGACTAGCGCAGGGTGCGTAGAGGGCAACTATCCTGAATGCCTTTTAAAGTACTTCTCAAGACTCGAACCCTCTGAGGAGCAGAGAGAAAAAATCTCAAAAGTTGCAGACCAGGCTATTGGGACTCTACATAAGATAATCGAGTCAAGGGAGCTTCAAAATATAATTCATGAGGTTTCGATACATGGATCCTTTGCCAGGGACACGTGGTTACCCGAGGACGTAGATATCGACATATTTATCTTGTTCGACGAGAGAGTAGGCGTTGAAGATCTACGCAAAATCACCGAGGCTCTAAGCGCCCAGCTCGCGGATAGGCTCGGAGCAGAGCTCGAGACACGCTTTGCCGCTCATCCCTATTTCGTAGTTAAATACCGGGGAGTAGAACTCGAGTTAGTACCAGCTTACAAGGTAGAAAAGCCGGAAGAGATGAAGTCTGCAGTGGATAGAACACCCTTCCACACGGACTATGTTGTCTCCCAACTGCGGAAGAATCCAGGCCTCAAGAGGGATATCCGCATATTTAAGGCCCTACTCCGCCGCCTCAATATCTACGGCGCTGAGGCAGAGGTTAAGGGATTCTCCGGCTACCTCTCAGAAGTCCTTATCATACACTTTGGAGGCCTCACCCCCCTCTTACGGGCTGTTGCTAAGTGGGTTCCGTGGAGAGTCGTTATCCCGGAAAGCGCGCAGAAGCTACGAGGCTCTGCGCCCCTAGTTGTACTCGACCCCGTTGATCCACGCCGTAATGCCGCGGCGGCAGTAGGAGTAGAGCAACTCTCGAAGCTTATAGCATTCGCAAACACATTCACATATAAGCCGGAAATTCTCTGCTGTATTTTAGAAGACTTGGAAGAAGAAGTAGAATATACTCCAGACGGAGATACCCTTATCTTACGATTAAGGGATCACCCTCCTCTCGTCCAGGATGCGCTAGCTGGGAAGATTAGCAGGGTACTTGACTCCGTTACGAATACGTTACAAAGGTACAATTTTAAAGTGTTGAGGAAACTCTACCTCAAATTGGAAGATGAACATCTATTAGTTTTCCAGCTCGAGGCACTCGAGCTCCCAATTTACGAGAAGAAAATAGGCCCACCCGTCTGGCATAAGAACATTATAAATTTCCTCAGTAAGTGGGCATCGAATCTGCCAGCCCCTTTCGTTGAGGGCGACAGAGCAGTAGTTGTGGCGCCTAGAAAAATTCGCAGGGCAATTGACACAGTAAAAGAGGTGTTGAGGGTCTATAGGGGGTTTGAGTGGGAAATACATGACGCCCCCTCCTTCCTAGAGGGGCTTGCACAGGATAAGAAGTACATGCTACTCAAGGCATTAGCGGGGTACGAGCCTTGGATTATATGTTTGAGGAGATGTTTAGGTGGCTCCCCGTCATAGCATATCCTTCCTTTGACAGGAACGCCTTCGCTAGGAGGGTCACGGAGGCGCTATTACTGGGCATTAGACGCTTTCTAGAGGAGGGCCGTGTAGACATACATGGCAGGAGAGTGTTAGGCAAGGGCACAGTGGGTATTGTCGCGAAAGCGGTCTTTGCAGGAGGCCTTCAAGTCGCTGTGAAAATACGGAGAGTAGATGCCTCACGTGAAACTCTGTTGAACGAGGCACGCGTACTGAGCCTCGTTAACAGCCACAATATTGGCCCCCGTCTGAGGGCTTATTCTAGGAACTTCCTCGTGTGGGATTATGTAGATGGAATGTCCCTAGAAGAATGGGCAAGGCTTTCCTCTCGAGAGGAGTTAGAGAAAACACTCCGGCTCGTTCTAGAGCAGCTATGGATACTTGATATACTTGGTGTGGCCCACAACGAGCTCTCGAGATTTAAAGACCACGTGCTTGTTAGGAAGGACGGGGTTCCAGTCATACTTGACTTCGAGTCTGCGTCGAGGGGGAGGTCTCGCTCTAATATTCCGCAATTCCTTAGCTTTCTCCTTAACGAGATGTCTGCGACGTCGAGGCTTATTATCGATAAACTATCCCTCAACCCAGAGCGCGAGAGAATAATATCAACTCTAAGGATGTACAAGAGAGGAGAGGCAGGGATTGATGAAGTGCTGGGCATTCTTGGTCTCTGATCTTTAGCCCCTGGCTACTTTACTGTCTCTATCACAACGTAGGTTCTGGTCTCACGTACGCCATCAAGCGTATTAATCTTGTTTAGAATATCGTCCAGTATTGACTGCGAGACGTGGACGATGACATCAATTTCTCCCGTAACCCTATAGACCTTCTCAACGGGTAGGTCACGAAGAGCAGAGTAAATTTGTAACCTTTTTGTAGGCTCTATCTTTAAGGTGATTATAGCCTCCCCGCTCTGCTTTCCGAGTACTTGCAGTGATTTATCCGTTAAGTCTAGGAACCCTCTTCCCGTTCGCAGGAATCCGAGTTCCCGCAATTTCTTTAGATGTGCGTTTAAAGCCTGCCTAGATATGCCAAGGTCTTTTGCAATCCTGTTCTGCGTCTCCGTTACTGTGAATACCCTCAGAGGCTTGCTCTTTTTGAACAGATACTTCAACAACTCAATCTGTTTCTCGGTTAGTATTTTTGAACTCACACTGAATAAAAGACAAATGTAAAATATATCCTTTTCATCGCTTTTACAAACATACTCTGGCTTAAAAGGCCTGTCTTTACACAGGCATTTCCTTGGCTATGCTTTGCATTTAATGGGGCAGACGAGGGATGAGCCCGATCCGGCTTAGCCTCCTTGCAAATAGTTTTTTATCTGTGAATCTCTTTCCTTAATGCTGTGAGTATAACTGTACCGTTTGTCCCAAGTCCGGTAGAAGTCATAAAGAGAGCTTTCCAAATCGCCGAGCTTAAGCCCGGCGAACTTGTCTTGGATCCCGGCTGTGGAGATGGGCGCTCGTTGGTTATAGCCACAAAGGAATTTGGTGCAAGAGGAGTAGGCATAGAGATAAGGAAAGATCTCCTAGAGACTGCCATGAGGAACATCGTGGCTGCCGGAGTGCAGGACAAGGTGCTACTAATACACGGTAGCTTCTATGATGTGAGTTTTCCTCCGGCGGATGTAGTTTTCCTGTACTTGTTGACTTCTGTCAACGAGCGTCTTAGACCAAAACTTGAGCGGGAGCTCAAGCCGACAACGCGCGTTGTTTCCCATGATTTCGAGGTGACCGGGTGGAAGCCTGTCAAGAGTGTCACGGTAGAGGAGGGCGGGAGGACGCATAAAATCTATTATTATATTGTCGGAGAAAGTAAGAGGGGGGTGTAGTATGCCAGAAGAAGTCACGGTCGTCGTCGAGAGCTTGTCTAAGGATCTACTCGAGGTCAAAATCTCGGGCGAGGGGCACACGCTTCTCAACATGCTCGTAGATGAGTTAAACAAGAACCCTCACGTTATGGCGAGTTACAGGGTAGACCATCCCCTGCTTGGAGTAGCACACCTACTAATCAGTACTGACGGTACGGTTACACCCCTAGAAGCGCTTCGTGCCGCTACAGACTCCCTTAGGAACAAACTCGCGGCTCTACGTGAACAGCTACGAGCCCAAGTGAGCTAACAAAGGTACTGGCTAGCAAGGAGCTCGCCCGTCTCGGCGACGCCTTAGTGAACTTTGTAGTCTCTGCTGCTTTATCTCTGGCGTCGGGGAGAGCCCAGGGAGAAAAAGTTCCGCGCCAGACTCTTAGGGAGGCCTATAGGCTTTCAAAACTGTCTACGACTGCCTTGCCATACCATTGTGATCCGGCAGAGAGCGTAGAAGCGCTTTTAGGCTACGCTTGGATTAGAAAGTGCCTCTCTAGCGAGTTTGCAGTGGAACTCATTTATAACCGGCTGTCCAAGGGAGATGCTTTGGAAAAAGCTTTGGCATTTCTCGTAGACTACGTCCTAAACAGCTGTTTGAGAGGCTGAGGCATACAAGACCCTACGTTTGTAGTTCCTAAAGTTCCGCCTCCGTGGGGTGAGGTTTTTCTTAGGCTTTGGAGGGATTTTCGGGGTAGCATTTCTAACTTTCCCAGCCTTTGTAAGGCTACCGTGGGACGGCATACGTCAAACCCTAGGTGATATCCCGCACCACAAGGTATATAAATGTTTTTCTCAACCCTAAGCCTTTTTATTCTTGCGTCTCCATTAGAAGCGGGTAGCCATGGAGAGTGGGTACAGCCAGAAGTTGAGAGACCTGCTCGCTAGCTCCGGCGTGGGCATTTTTGATATGGTGCTAGTACGATTGAGAGACGGAGTGATGCTGAGAGGTATAATCCTGCCACGCCCACAGGTGGGGGATCAAGGCTCTCTTGTTCTTAAGCTTGACAACGGATATAATGTCGGCATAGCGGCTGAGCGTATACTCGAGATAAAATTACTTGAGAAGGGCGCCAGGGCACAACCCCTAACAGAGAAAACCCACAGCTTAAGGGCTTCTGGGGAGAGCGTGTACTTTATAGGAACTGGTGGTACTATAGCTTCAAGGGTCGATTACGTTACAGGTGCTGTCTACCCCTATTTCTCCGCAGAGGAGCTATACTCGATGATCCCGGAACTGGAGGATATTGCCGTCGTAACGAGCGAAACTCTCTTCAACATCTTCAGCGAAGATATGACCCCGCAGCACTGGTCCACGATAGCCAGGAAAATAGGAGAAGTGTACAAGCTGAAAGCCCCGTCTGGGATAGTTGTCGCGCACGGGACTGACACAATGCACTACTCGGCGTCTGCTATAGCATTCGCTGTGCACCAGGCACCAGGTTCAATCGTCTTCACGGGCGCTCAGAGGTCGTCAGATAGGCCCTCGAGCGACTCTGCCCTTAACGTCGTCGGGGCAGCTCTTACAGCGGTTAAGGCTCCTTTCGCGGAGTCGGTCATAGCAATGCACGGGTCTGTGAACGACGACATACTTCTTGTTCACCGCGGCGTCAGGGCGAGAAAAATGCATACAAGTAGGAGGGACGCTTTTATGAGCATAAATAGCTTGCCTCTAGCCAGGGTAGATCCTTTTACTAGAGAGGTGAAGATGCTACAAAGCGAGTACAAGACTCGTTCTGACTCGGTAGAAATTTACCCCGACTTCAGTCCTAAAGTAGCGTTGGTGAAATTTTATCCCGGAATGGATCCCTCACTTCTCGAATTTTATCGAGAGAAAGGCTACACTGGATTAGTAATCGAGGGGACGGGGCTCGGGCATATAAACAGTAATCTTGTACCTACAATAGGTTCCTTGGTTAGAGACGGGATAATAGTCGTAATTTCGTCCCAATGCCTCTGGGGCTCGGTGAATTTAAATGTCTATAGGACAGGAGTCGAGCTCCTAAAGGCCGGCGCAATCCCTGCTGGGAACATGTTGCCCGAAGTTGCGTACGTCAAGCTGAGCTGGGTTCTCGGACAAACAAGTGACATTGAGGAAGCTCAGAAACTTTTCAAGACTAATATTGCCTATGAACTCTCTGAGAGAGATGAGTATAGACACTACCCGGGAGCTATGGGGTGGTGGTAGTGGACAGCTTGCCAAAGATCAAATGTGGATTGGAAATACACCAGATGCTCGACACTAAGGAAAAGCTTTTCTGCTCCTGTCCAACCGTAATAAGGAAGGATCAGGCTGATTACAGTTTCATGCGCAGGCTACGCCTCGCACGCAGCGAGATAGGCGAGCTAGACCCTGCGGCCCTCTTCGAGTTCGAGAAAGGTCTACACTTCATTTACGAGGGTTACAACGAAAACGTGTGCCTTGTTGAGATGGACGAGGAGCCCCCCCACCAGCCTAACAGAGAGGCCATAGAACTGGCTTTGAAATTCGCGTTGATAGTCAAAGCTCATGTCGTGGACGAGATACACGTTATGAGAAAGATAGTTATCGACGGCTCTAACACGACAGGGTTCCAGAGAACGATGCTCATCGCCATCGGGGGGCGCGTGAATGTGCGCGGGAAAGAGATTCCCATAGAGACAATATGCCTTGAGGAGGACGCGGCCAGGAAGGTTGATGAAGATCCTACGAGGAGGTCAGTAACCTACCGGTTAGATAGGCTCGGGATACCCCTAATCGAAGTAGCGACAGGGCCTGTGATAGAGTCCCCGGAGGAAGCGAGAGAGGTGGCACACTATATAGGACTACTGCTTAGGTCAATGGGACGTGTTAAGAGGGGGTTGGGAACCATAAGGCAGGATTTAAATATCTCAATAGAAGGTGGAGCTAAAGTTGAAATTAAAGGCGTGCAGTACCTTGACCTGATACCTCTTGTCGTTAAGAATGAGGCTAGGAGGCAACAGAGGCTCCTTGAGATAAGGGACGAGCTTAAGAGAAGGGGCTTAAAAGAAGAGGACATACTATTCTCTCCAGTAGACGTGACTGTCGTATTCAGGAATACAAAGTCAAGGGTTGCCAGGAGTGCAATTGAAAAGGGGGGCGTAGCCCTGGCATTAAAACTAAAGGGGTTTAAGGGAATACTAGGAGTAGAACTACAGCCTGGTAGACGCTTTGGCGCCGAACTTGCTGACCGTGCGCGTTACTGGGCTAGGGTCGGCGGAATATTCCATAGTGACGAGTTGCCAGCGTACGGTATATCAATGGAGGAGGTCGAAGAAGTGAAGAGACTTCTGGGGACTGAGGAGAATGATGCCTTCGTACTAGTTTTCGACGAAAAGGAGAAAGCGCTGAAAGCCCTGGAAGCTGTTCATTCCAGAATTATTGAAGCGTTCCACGGTGTCCCGGAAGAAACTCGAGCGGCTAATCCCGACGGTACTACGAGGTTTATGAGGCCTAGGCCCGGGAAGGCCAGAATGTATCCTGAGACAGATGTGAGACCCATTAAGGTCGACGGGAGCCTGTTAGCCAGGCTCGAGAGAGAACTGCCAGAACCCCCCGAGAAGACTCTTGAGAGGCTTAAGAACAAGTACAAACTCTCTGAAGATCTAGCGCAGCAGCTCTTCAACTCCGAGCACCTTTTTCTCTTCGAAGAACTCGTAACGAAAACTGGCGCTTCACCGGTGCTTGTTGCATCAGTCTTAACAAACACTCTGAGAAACCTCAGACGGGAGGGCGTGAATATTGAGAACATTGAAGAGGATCACCTATTCGGCGTGTTCAAAGCCGTTGCCAGCGGGAAAATAGCCAAAGAGGCTATTCCAGATGTTTTAAAGGCTATAGCGGAAAACCCCGAGCTCAGCGTAGAGAGCATACTTAGCAAGCTGTCTCTACAGAGCCTGACTATAAGCGAACTCGAGGAGCTCGTCAGCCAAATAATCTCAGAGCGGAAGCAGTTGGTAGAAGAAAAGGGCGAGAAGGCCTTCAGCCCGATAATGGGTTTAGTCATGGAGAGAGTTAGAGGAAGAATCGATGGGAAAACAGTCGCGGAGGTCGTCAGGAAAAAGCTCCTCGAAGCTATTTCTTCTTAGCACTCCTCCTCAGCTCCACAAGTTTTTCTGCAATCTTCCTAATCACTATGCTCTTCTTCTCAGTTGTTTTTACGAAGATTCTCCCCTCGCTATCGTACCAGTAAGCAGGGAATTTCGCGTTCCTGTCTATGGCGACGTCCTTATACCCCGCTTTTTCAGCGGCCAGCGCCAACTCTTCCACGCGGGGCTTTTCGACGGAGAGGCTCTTTGGAACACGTCTACCTTTATCCCGCGGCTTGGTCGAATCGAAGTAGACTGTCCAAATTATTTTACCGTTTCTACGCTTCATGAGCCTTCAACGAGAACGGCGTTAACTACTCCATCTTGACCAGGCCTTGAAGTAACTACGGCTTTACCTACCTCTGTTTGGATTATTGCCCCACGCGTTACTACCCCTCTCTTAGCAAGATCCCTGTTGGAGGGGTTATCTATGACTTTTAGCACTTTTGCTTTAACGGTTTTCTTTTGACTCGGAATATAAACATTGGCTTCGCTCGCAGTTTTAATCTTGACCTTTACATTCCCGCCTCTTACACGCACTATCTTCGCCTCTGTCTTTTCTCCGAGAGTGGGGTTTAAAGGATGGCGTCCAGTAAGGTACTTCCTCTTTACTTTCACGTGGCGGCCTTTCATACCTCCAGTTATTTTCCTGAGGTCGTTTCCGTGGTAAACACCCATGCCTATCTCCCCAGTCACATTACTCTGACCCCTTTTAAGCCTTTTCAGCCTGGGGGTAGCACCAGGTACGATGCTTCGCACGGCGCTTACAAGGAGGTTACCCCTGGAGGGCGGGTGCTCAGAAAAGGTTATACGTTACT contains these protein-coding regions:
- a CDS encoding H/ACA ribonucleoprotein complex subunit GAR1, yielding MRPIGKVRLFTRNKNLLVEAGEVPEIGEKVYDEKMAVVGYVYDVIGPVSAPFVLVKVDESRWKPEAFIGKILYWKGSPRRNGKKKRGVKTHVGR
- a CDS encoding transcription initiation factor IIB family protein, whose amino-acid sequence is MSEGKCPNCGSTVPPMLNIETGEYFCPVCGYVYGPIAEPLKPRSQEEYRKKIHSERMPKNPDTTPKLVIRKHLAGSRKLLQESSKTGKYETYLLQVQREFNIPGYVIAEVKSEFEKIRKAGGLKGRSHRLVIATLLFHVSKRYPNVNFTREQLEKIAGVGIRQVYRTYRVLVKEGYIEATNTGVVRKPSQYLPSILSRLKLEIQGRIGERDHLFSSMPEHLLVKSADAFASLLQGTRPIGVAGATVYLFTKLLGYRLNQDFVAKVAGVSPLTIRRILKQITRETDLTIEI
- a CDS encoding coiled-coil protein; amino-acid sequence: MAVINEDVQTLRQQFHDLRNRLRELTEKISEVRSNRDVANSEVKKLSAEIRALREQLLQIRQQISQLAEKKKELYDKLVAKREERRKLIDELNKTREELRKFNNEYKSLRSFLGTKNYDENELRNKIEQLEWQYQTMTLPPEVEKILINKIRSLESIYLNVKHLNELRARLEETRQRVPQLKERISRLSEELKQIIADYLRVKEEMQNLKAQRDELFQRIQSLRQERDSIRERANAYHQELLSLLQEEKSLREELERVSVLLKAKELSQHLEERKKLLYGKALEAYEKYKRGEALSLDEFKLLYEFNMLGSDLQKSS
- a CDS encoding orotidine 5'-phosphate decarboxylase / HUMPS family protein: MPRRYSLQIAIDVVDESQALRIAGIVGDICRNRLVECDRLIVEAGTPLIKLLGLTILPKLKLASPGIPLVADLKIADVGKLEAGLAYGLQADSVSVLALAPRSTLKSVLETGIEYGKGVVVDFIGVSDLRTRAEVVVGLVREVSFPEEDLVFEFHRGIDEEKGRPAEEFFREVVHVAEYVRKTLPRSKIAVAGGLTPQLKQEIRALLEADIYVVGRYITSSPTVERILEFFNDRND
- a CDS encoding ATP/GTP-binding protein, coding for MRMLVFIIGPAGSGKSTFTASFRDWLQSQEAPVSTVNLDPAVENLEYVPDVDIREHVFIRDVLEEYGLGPNGAIIAAVDMSIEHLPSIDKGIDSTPEGYVLLDTPGQMELFMFRQSGGIIVSSLCKSDRKCATAFLLDATLSTDPYSFVSQIFLAASVFYRLKLPLTILLNKIDVLSEAERERISAWISSPEILENEIARFPRDYDVQFSRSVVRLVLDFLDLVPIVMVSAKRSQNLDAVYFYLQQIYRGGEDFEYTTKD
- a CDS encoding helix-turn-helix transcriptional regulator — protein: MASRSKASLSEESIEKLEETSVQFELLERKVLEAVKESGEAGILQKELWKRLSLDSRRGLRIIRKLEEQGLILREQVILHGRKTYIVRPALKLKKEVIIPDFLDEVPCFYCPSLAKCASGEVDFHNCPTLKRWLANE
- the thpR gene encoding RNA 2',3'-cyclic phosphodiesterase — its product is MSERILRVFVAVKVDRPEVVAKIKVFQEELERAGLKAKFVEAENLHITLQFIGEIPQEKVQSIKVKLREVRASPFVMELEGVGAFPSLKNPRVVWIGVKRGAEELSQLAHKVSQAILATGVRVEREEFIPHLTIARVKAPLNGEARRIIEGNSATLFGEQDVTRFYLVKSTLTPRGSIYTDLAVYQLT